From a single Erpetoichthys calabaricus chromosome 1, fErpCal1.3, whole genome shotgun sequence genomic region:
- the zdhhc24 gene encoding probable palmitoyltransferase ZDHHC24 has translation MTSFRGRLWSRLEAVCRFMPVIVNTVLVVSITGEVMYLVMVEAPLEPEQKERDWAPLWKGVHLASQIFMFGNILWNASLFLRTSPSIRGVFLEGSAVGQGWRYCYACETHIPPRCSHCYDCKVCVLRKDHHCVFFGQCVGFKNYRYFLSCLLFMWAGLLYAVVLNVEVFIIILKEGITPHSVLLLLMPWIMLITGQVTARAFAFAFVADTCVVGCLCVSAFLFFHVALMLRGQTTREWYSNQRPYSLGWRRNILECLGERWYVAWLCPLIPSPFPGDGIHFLVTAPPSGVRSDNVNSGKN, from the exons ATGACCTCTTTCCGTGGCCGCCTGTGGAGCCGTTTAGAGGCAGTATGCCGCTTTATGCCTGTGATAGTAAACACGGTGTTAGTGGTGTCCATTACGGGAGAAGTGATGTATCTGGTAATGGTGGAGGCGCCTCTCGAGCCTGAACAAAAAGAAAGGGACTGGGCCCCCCTATGGAAAGGTGTCCACCTGGCATCGCAGATCTTCATGTTTGGCAACATTCTTTGGAACGCCTCGCTCTTCTTAAGGACAAGCCCCAGCATCCGAGGGGTTTTTCTGGAAGGATCAGCAGTTGGCCAAGGGTGGAG GTATTGCTATGCTTGTGAGACGCACATTCCTCCAAGGTGTTCCCATTGCTATGACTGTAAGGTGTGTGTGCTTCGGAAAGATCACCACTGTGTCTTTTTTGGCCAATGTGTTGGTTTCAAGAACTACCGGTATTTTCTCAGCTGTCTACTGTTCATGTGGGCTGGTCTGCTGTATGCTGTTGTGCTAAATGTTGAGGTTTTCATCATCATCTTGAAAGAAGGCATCACACCACACAGTGTATTGCTTCTTTTAATGCCCTGGATCATGCTTATTACAG GTCAAGTGACTGCCAGAGCCTTTGCTTTTGCCTTTGTGGCAGATACCTGTGTGGTGGGCTGTTTATGTGTATCTGCATTCCTGTTTTTCCATGTAGCATTGATGCTGAGAGGGCAGACCACAAGAGAATGGTATTCAAACCAACGTCCTTACAGTTTGGGCTGGCGGCGCAATATTCTGGAGTGCCTTGGTGAGCGTTGGTATGTGGCTTGGCTATGCCCTCTCATTCCTTCTCCTTTCCCTGGTGATGGGATACATTTTTTGGTTACAGCTCCTCCTTCGGGAGTCAGATCTGATAATGTGAATTCTGGAAAGAACTAA